In a genomic window of Streptomyces koelreuteriae:
- a CDS encoding nickel transporter, producing MTLRRLFASGAAVLTAACALTLLPAATASAHPLGNFTVNRYDGLVAAPGELRVQHVEDLAEIPATQAKPDIERLGIALWARERCATAAADSKVTVDGRGAALTAERSRARVRPGQAGLDTLRVECELTAPLPSDKESVSLGFRGAGASSGPGWREVTARGDRMTLAASDVPEKSISAELTKYPEELLSSPADTASAALRVRPGGAALAEEESDAPAASVLPRGADRWTRALDELVARHDLTAGFAALALGIAVVLGAMHAIAPGHGKTIMAATAAARGGQARMKDVLPMAASVTVTHTLGVVALGLLVTAGSAAAPSVIAWLGVASGLLVTLAGASLVRRALRSRAHAHGHTHGGHTHTHSHDDKGHTHSHAHDDHHHHDHKHDHAHKHDDDHDHSHSHGHDHDHDHKHDHPHSHSHPHTVVHTHGGFTHSHPVAPTLRGTILMGFAGGLVPSPSAVVVLVGAAALGQAWFGLLLVVAYGLGLALTLTACGYAVVKAGSGMTRLLDRRPRWTAGPMAALVRRTAPLGSAFAVVVLGAGLVFKGAASALG from the coding sequence GTGACCCTGCGCCGACTGTTCGCGTCCGGCGCCGCCGTCCTCACGGCCGCCTGCGCGCTCACTCTGCTGCCCGCCGCCACGGCGAGCGCCCACCCGCTGGGCAACTTCACCGTCAACCGCTACGACGGTCTCGTCGCCGCCCCCGGCGAACTCCGGGTCCAGCACGTCGAGGACCTCGCCGAGATCCCGGCCACCCAGGCGAAGCCGGACATCGAGCGGCTGGGCATCGCACTGTGGGCCCGCGAGCGGTGCGCCACCGCCGCCGCGGACAGCAAGGTGACCGTCGACGGCCGCGGCGCCGCCCTCACCGCCGAGCGCAGCCGGGCGCGTGTGCGGCCCGGGCAGGCGGGGCTCGACACCCTCCGCGTGGAGTGCGAGCTGACCGCTCCCCTCCCCTCGGACAAGGAGAGCGTGTCGCTCGGCTTCCGCGGCGCGGGCGCCTCCTCCGGCCCGGGCTGGCGGGAGGTCACGGCCCGGGGCGACCGTATGACCCTCGCCGCGTCGGACGTGCCCGAGAAGTCGATATCGGCGGAACTGACCAAGTACCCCGAGGAGTTGCTCTCCTCTCCGGCCGACACCGCGTCCGCCGCGCTGCGGGTGCGTCCCGGCGGGGCGGCTCTGGCCGAGGAGGAGTCGGACGCCCCCGCCGCCTCCGTGCTGCCGCGCGGCGCCGACCGCTGGACGCGTGCCCTGGACGAGCTGGTCGCCCGGCACGACCTCACCGCGGGGTTCGCCGCGCTGGCTCTCGGCATCGCCGTCGTCCTCGGCGCGATGCACGCGATCGCCCCGGGCCACGGCAAGACCATCATGGCCGCGACGGCGGCGGCCCGGGGTGGTCAGGCCCGGATGAAGGACGTCCTGCCCATGGCCGCCTCGGTGACGGTCACCCACACCCTGGGCGTGGTCGCCCTGGGCCTGCTGGTCACGGCCGGTTCGGCGGCGGCCCCCTCGGTCATCGCCTGGCTCGGCGTCGCCAGCGGCCTGCTGGTGACCCTGGCGGGCGCGAGCCTGGTCCGCCGCGCGCTGCGCAGCCGCGCGCACGCCCACGGACACACCCATGGCGGCCACACGCACACCCACTCCCACGACGACAAGGGCCACACCCACAGCCACGCGCACGACGACCACCACCATCACGACCACAAGCACGATCACGCCCACAAGCACGACGACGACCACGACCACAGCCACTCGCACGGCCATGACCATGACCATGACCACAAGCACGACCACCCCCACTCCCACTCCCACCCGCACACGGTCGTGCACACCCACGGCGGCTTCACCCACTCGCACCCCGTCGCCCCCACCCTGCGCGGCACGATCCTCATGGGCTTCGCGGGCGGGCTCGTGCCCAGCCCGTCCGCCGTGGTGGTGCTGGTCGGGGCCGCGGCCCTCGGGCAGGCCTGGTTCGGTCTGCTGCTGGTCGTCGCGTACGGCCTCGGGCTGGCGCTCACCCTGACGGCCTGCGGATACGCCGTCGTCAAGGCGGGCAGCGGGATGACCCGGCTCCTGGACCGGCGCCCCCGCTGGACGGCGGGCCCGATGGCGGCCCTGGTGCGCCGCACCGCCCCCCTCGGTTCGGCCTTCGCCGTGGTGGTGCTCGGCGCCGGACTCGTGTTCAAGGGGGCGGCATCCGCACTCGGCTGA